ATTCAAACTCTGGAGAACTTAAGGGCACTGAACAGAAAGGTGATCAGAACTCAGTCCCTCGAAGAATTCTCTGAGCTCGTAAATAGAGCAGCACAATAATAACAATAAACATCTTCCATCCACAATAAGGTCACACTGTCAAGGTGTGACCTTTTTTTCTATGGTTGCAAAATTGACAATCTTCAAGTTCACTCTCCTGAGTGACAAACCAGAAGTTATTTTTAATGCAGTGCCTGATTATTATTCTATCAAACAGGTTTTTGTGTTTTTTTAACCTTGGGCAGTTCATTGTAGGAAGACAGTGATTCATGACTGATATACAATATTGCAATACCCATCTCTTGTGTCACCCCTGGGATGTCTCCTGGATACAGTCCTTGAAGGTCAAGTTTGCCTAAGCTGTATTTCAAAGGTATCTCCCTGAAAGATATGGAGGTGGCGAAAATTTTATTTTTTGTATCCTGCAATACGGCCAATTGGGTTTTTTTGGTCTGTTCAGGATCAAATACGAGCCAAAGCAGAATATGAGCGTCGATAACATATCTACCCATGGCCCAATAGTTTTGATTCAGTCATGGAAAACTCACTATGCATCCTGAAACTGCCTTTTCCCTTGTAAGCTCCTCACCTGGGCTGCTCGGGACCGAAACTGGGAGTAACTTATACCCCTCGTTGCCAGGCTCCAGCTTAGGGACGTCTTGTTCTTGCGGCTCCAGCCGCTTCTTCAAAAAGTGGCTGGAGCAACAAAAAAATAGGTGTTCCCAGGCTGGAGTCTGGGAACAAGAGCAAATATACGATTCCAGTTACTTAAAAGCTCCTCACCCGGGCGGACCAGGACCTAACCCGAGAGTAACTGTCTTTAAAGTGGAGCCTGCATCCTGCAGGCTATTTAATTACAGGCGGCTGGAAGCCCCCTCCACATTGAAGAACTGTCACTTTTCTGGAAATTGGGACAGTCCCCGCTAGGTACTATAAAAAAAAATGATACTGCATTGGTTCCTGGAAAAAATTTGCTTAAATGAAAAAATTTACACAGCGAGGGGCAGTCCCCCTCCGGGCTGTAAGCCTCCGGGCAGGAAGCTGTGCCAGGCGTAAAGCTCTCATCTTTGACGGAATTTTTCAGGCAAATGTGCATCATTCATAAGCAAAAATCTTAAAAATATGAAAATTGTAACCGTCTGATTTTATTAGCAAAAAGATTGTAGTTGCTTAGAAGTCTGGCTTATTAACTGTGGCTAATAATTCTTTACCAGGTAAGGCTGAGATCAACCAAAAAAAATATGGTGGATATTTACATGCACTTTAACACTTCGTTGGAAAAGATGAGCGTCGAGGACAAGCTACAAGCGATTGAAATAATTTTATCCCAAGGAACAACATCATGACCTTTGAAATTGTTCTGGTGCTCATAATCCTCATTGCAGCGGTTTTTCTTCTGGTAACAGAATGGGTTCCCATGGAGGCAACAGCGCTTCTGGTTCTAAGCAGCCTGGCCATTACCGGTCTGGTCAGCTATTCTGACGCACTTGCAGGATTCAGTAGCTCAGCAGTTGTTACGGTGTGGGCTGTTTTCATCCTGAGTGGCGGTCTGACCCAGACCGGAGTGGCCAATGTAATAGGCAAGCAGGTCATGCATTTTTCCGGCAAAGGGGAAGCCAGGCTCATTGTGCTTATTATGCTCAGCTCTGGCATAATGTCCGCTTTTATGAACAACGTAGCTGTAGCTGCCCTGCTTCTGCCAGTAATCATGGACATAACCCGGAAAACAGGTCATTCTCCATCTCGTCTGCTTATGCCTCTGGCATATGGCTGTCTGCTGGGTGGACTCACAACTCAGATTGGTACTCCCCCCAATATTCTGGTCAGTGAAGCCTTGAGAGACAATGATCTTACCCCTTTTACCATGTTTGACTTCACCCCCATCGGACTAACCATTATGGCTGGTGGCATAACCTTTCTGATCCTTGTGGGGAGACATTTACTCCCAACCCAGAGCATGTCCGGTAATAAAGAAAAGGAAAAAAATCTAACAGAACAGTATGATATAAAAAG
The DNA window shown above is from Desulfonatronovibrio magnus and carries:
- a CDS encoding type II toxin-antitoxin system VapC family toxin, which encodes MGRYVIDAHILLWLVFDPEQTKKTQLAVLQDTKNKIFATSISFREIPLKYSLGKLDLQGLYPGDIPGVTQEMGIAILYISHESLSSYNELPKVKKTQKPV